From Arcticibacter tournemirensis, one genomic window encodes:
- a CDS encoding SemiSWEET family sugar transporter, protein MKDTNEIIGLVAGIFTSSALVPQLVTTIKKKKAQDMSFLLFIIMLTGNALWSYYGFKKDDFPIISTNIFSILPNSTMIILKYRYKNNK, encoded by the coding sequence ATGAAAGACACGAACGAAATCATAGGCCTTGTCGCTGGGATATTTACATCTTCTGCCTTAGTCCCTCAGCTTGTAACTACAATAAAGAAAAAAAAGGCACAGGATATGTCGTTCCTGCTTTTTATTATCATGCTAACTGGAAACGCCTTGTGGTCTTATTATGGATTTAAGAAAGATGATTTCCCTATTATATCCACTAATATATTTTCAATTTTACCAAATTCGACTATGATTATCCTGAAATATCGATACAAAAACAATAAATAG
- a CDS encoding OsmC family protein has translation MIRNATAVWNGSGKDGNGHLSTQSTVLSNTQYSFNSRFAEGVGTNPEELIAAAHAGCFTMKLSFVLNEKGFTADQLSTTCKITFENGAVTKSHLIVEGKVPEISEEQFQEAVKDAEENCPISKLLNTEISSEATLL, from the coding sequence ATGATCAGAAACGCAACTGCCGTCTGGAACGGATCCGGCAAAGACGGTAACGGGCATTTAAGCACCCAGAGTACGGTGCTTAGCAACACCCAGTATTCTTTTAACTCAAGGTTTGCTGAAGGAGTGGGGACAAACCCCGAAGAGCTTATAGCTGCCGCACATGCAGGTTGTTTTACTATGAAACTGAGCTTCGTGCTGAATGAAAAAGGGTTTACAGCCGATCAGCTGAGTACAACATGTAAAATTACTTTCGAAAATGGTGCTGTCACCAAATCCCATCTCATTGTGGAAGGAAAGGTTCCGGAGATTAGTGAAGAACAGTTTCAGGAAGCGGTAAAAGATGCCGAGGAAAATTGTCCGATCTCTAAGCTTCTAAATACTGAAATATCTTCAGAGGCAACACTTCTTTAA
- a CDS encoding alpha/beta hydrolase produces the protein MKAAISALCLLFSVTYAGTQMTHGLTGKKDTSYSNQSAFKSAVKKYPYIKLVREQTLPEVKEKRDIIYCSREDRNLYLDAFYPEAKGNKPVPAILIIHGGGWRSGSRAQHIPLAQRLAARGYVCFTAEYRLSTEALYPAAVKDLKAAVCWIRSHAPEYNADALKIAALGFSAGGELGAFIGTTNNKRQFESLCSLGESDAVQAVIDIDGTLSFVHPESGEGDDTRSTSAATYWFGYSKKDKPDLWKEASPLTHAGKDTPPFLFINSSVDRMHAGRDDFRSILDQHGIYSEVHTFPDSPHSFCLFEPWFDPTVDYISAFLEKVFK, from the coding sequence ATGAAAGCTGCTATTTCTGCGTTGTGTTTGCTCTTTTCCGTAACGTACGCTGGTACGCAAATGACGCATGGATTAACCGGAAAAAAGGATACAAGTTACAGTAACCAAAGTGCGTTTAAGTCTGCTGTAAAAAAATATCCTTATATAAAACTGGTAAGGGAGCAAACGCTGCCTGAAGTGAAAGAAAAAAGGGATATTATTTATTGCAGCAGGGAGGACAGAAACTTGTATCTTGATGCTTTCTACCCGGAGGCAAAAGGCAACAAACCTGTGCCCGCTATACTGATAATTCATGGCGGCGGCTGGCGCAGCGGAAGTCGTGCGCAACATATTCCCCTTGCCCAACGACTCGCCGCGCGGGGATATGTTTGTTTTACAGCAGAATATAGACTCTCTACCGAGGCCCTCTATCCCGCTGCTGTTAAAGACCTGAAAGCAGCCGTTTGCTGGATTCGTTCCCATGCACCGGAGTACAATGCAGATGCTTTAAAGATAGCTGCACTTGGGTTTTCTGCAGGAGGAGAGCTTGGGGCATTTATTGGCACCACAAATAACAAGCGTCAGTTTGAATCCCTTTGTAGTCTCGGGGAATCAGATGCAGTTCAAGCGGTTATAGATATTGATGGAACGCTTTCATTCGTGCACCCGGAGTCGGGAGAGGGGGATGATACGCGTTCAACGTCGGCTGCAACTTACTGGTTTGGTTATTCAAAAAAAGACAAGCCCGACTTGTGGAAAGAAGCATCGCCCTTAACTCATGCAGGGAAAGACACACCACCTTTTTTATTTATTAACAGTTCTGTCGATAGGATGCATGCTGGACGAGACGATTTTAGAAGCATATTAGATCAGCACGGTATTTATTCTGAAGTTCACACCTTCCCTGATTCACCACATTCTTTCTGCCTTTTTGAGCCCTGGTTCGATCCAACAGTAGATTATATCTCAGCTTTCCTTGAAAAAGTGTTCAAGTAA
- a CDS encoding outer membrane beta-barrel family protein translates to MRVITFILGLLFLIHFGGFAQKPYSVKGSVVDSVSSIKLFNTSISVLYAKDSILCKFTRAANDGSFSITGLPKGKFTLLVTYPGYADYVETFSLDSVKTEINFGNINMFLKSLLLQDVIVKGTVAAIKIKGDTTEYNAGSFKIEPNAKVEDLLKQLPGIQVDQNGKITAQGQTVQKVLVDGEEFFGDDPTLVTKNLRADMVDKVQLYDKKSDQATFTGIDDGEKTKTINVKLKEDKKNGYFGKIDAGLGTDDFYQEQAMFNAFKAKKKISAYGTIANTGKTGLGWQDNSKYGSSSNMEFTDDGGIMIYGGGGDDLDSFDGQYNGQGIPTAKNGGVHYDVKWNNDNQSLNTNYKIGSLGVEGSRTDLSQNNLSEDVIRSTSDQTFDNFMSRQKLDGIYQIKFDTTSTLKISLDGSVRNSETRNAYLSESRRGNDTLMNVSDRKVTNDEDGKAFNASAFWTKKLKKKGRTLSLNVNGSVNQNDAKGFLKSGIEYYGQTGVLDSVRQIDQYKTNKTNNSALRSNLTYSEPITKDFSVIFNYGFSINNSSADRKSFNLSESGYDLLDRSLSNDYSLDQLSNQVGAIFSYRKNNKTTVNFGTRASAVRFQQVDEYTGTRYKRNFANWNPEASYHYKFTQQRSIRISYNGNTSQPGLSQIQPIRVNTDPLNITLGNPDLNPSFTNRFNASYSSYKILSEQSVWINGSYNFTVDPIVSSVAVDPSGVKTYQSINLSGKKPSSFYFSTYLDKKIKKVDMNVGVNVSANGNTYFSLVDNILNKTRSFNYSGGLRISKYKQKKYDFYTNFGPNYNTSESSLQKDLNNNGAGFNGDASFNVYLPGKFRIGSDCNYEYRAKTKSFDENFERFIWNASLSKTFLKQDALKLSVTGYDLLDQNKGFNRSAGGNYISQTSYTNIRRYFMFSLVWDFNKMGGGVAQQAK, encoded by the coding sequence ATGAGAGTAATAACTTTTATCCTAGGCCTTCTCTTCCTGATACATTTTGGAGGATTTGCGCAAAAACCTTATTCTGTGAAAGGTTCGGTCGTCGATTCTGTGTCGAGTATCAAGCTCTTCAACACAAGCATCAGTGTCTTATACGCAAAGGATTCTATTCTTTGCAAGTTTACACGTGCGGCAAACGATGGATCTTTCTCTATTACCGGTCTTCCAAAAGGGAAATTTACGCTGTTGGTTACTTATCCCGGATATGCTGACTATGTTGAAACTTTTAGCCTAGATTCTGTTAAAACTGAGATCAATTTCGGGAATATAAATATGTTCCTTAAATCCCTGCTTCTGCAGGATGTAATAGTTAAAGGAACAGTGGCGGCGATAAAAATAAAAGGCGACACCACTGAGTATAATGCTGGAAGTTTTAAAATAGAGCCTAATGCGAAAGTGGAGGACCTGCTTAAGCAGTTACCCGGGATACAGGTCGATCAAAACGGAAAAATCACCGCCCAGGGTCAAACCGTACAGAAGGTACTGGTAGATGGCGAAGAGTTTTTTGGCGACGATCCTACTCTTGTAACCAAGAATCTGAGGGCCGATATGGTTGATAAGGTTCAGTTATATGATAAAAAAAGCGATCAGGCTACTTTTACCGGAATTGATGATGGTGAAAAGACAAAGACAATTAACGTTAAGCTGAAAGAGGATAAGAAGAATGGCTACTTCGGGAAGATAGATGCGGGACTTGGAACCGACGACTTTTACCAGGAACAAGCAATGTTCAATGCCTTTAAAGCGAAGAAAAAGATTTCTGCATATGGAACGATTGCTAATACAGGTAAGACCGGGCTGGGATGGCAGGATAACAGCAAATATGGCTCCTCTTCAAATATGGAATTTACAGACGACGGAGGGATTATGATTTATGGCGGGGGAGGTGATGATCTTGATTCATTTGACGGACAGTATAACGGGCAAGGCATTCCGACAGCTAAAAATGGAGGCGTGCATTACGACGTTAAATGGAATAACGATAACCAGTCGCTTAATACCAACTATAAGATCGGATCATTGGGAGTAGAAGGATCAAGAACTGATTTGTCCCAGAACAATCTGTCAGAAGATGTTATCCGCAGCACTTCGGATCAGACATTCGATAACTTTATGTCGAGACAGAAACTCGATGGAATTTACCAGATTAAGTTTGATACCACCTCGACGCTGAAGATATCTTTGGATGGTTCAGTGAGAAATAGTGAAACCAGGAACGCCTATCTTTCTGAAAGCAGGAGAGGAAATGACACTTTGATGAATGTGAGTGACAGAAAGGTAACAAACGATGAGGATGGAAAGGCTTTTAATGCAAGTGCATTTTGGACTAAAAAGTTAAAGAAGAAAGGCCGCACTTTGTCTTTAAACGTAAACGGATCGGTCAATCAGAACGATGCAAAAGGCTTTCTAAAATCAGGCATTGAATATTATGGACAGACGGGAGTTCTCGACAGTGTACGGCAGATCGACCAGTATAAGACGAATAAAACCAATAATTCGGCGTTGCGGAGTAATCTTACGTATTCTGAACCTATAACTAAAGACTTTTCTGTTATTTTTAATTATGGTTTTTCCATTAATAACAGCAGCGCCGACAGGAAGTCTTTTAATCTATCGGAATCTGGTTATGACCTGCTCGACCGTTCACTGAGTAACGACTATTCTCTTGACCAGCTCTCTAATCAGGTCGGCGCCATTTTCAGTTACAGGAAGAATAATAAGACGACCGTGAACTTTGGGACACGAGCTTCGGCTGTCAGGTTTCAGCAGGTCGACGAATATACCGGCACCAGGTATAAACGCAATTTTGCGAACTGGAATCCCGAGGCAAGCTATCACTATAAGTTTACGCAACAGAGGTCAATCAGGATTTCGTATAACGGGAACACCTCCCAGCCGGGGTTATCGCAAATTCAACCCATACGGGTAAATACCGATCCTTTGAATATAACCCTCGGGAATCCTGATCTTAATCCCTCGTTTACCAACCGCTTCAATGCAAGCTATAGTTCATATAAGATATTAAGTGAGCAGTCCGTCTGGATAAATGGATCCTATAATTTTACAGTCGATCCTATAGTTAGCAGTGTAGCAGTCGACCCCAGTGGGGTCAAAACCTATCAGTCTATTAATCTGAGCGGCAAGAAACCTTCCAGCTTTTACTTTAGTACCTATCTTGATAAGAAAATTAAGAAGGTAGATATGAATGTCGGTGTGAATGTCAGCGCCAATGGAAATACTTATTTCAGCCTGGTAGATAACATTCTGAATAAAACGCGCTCATTTAATTACTCAGGAGGTCTAAGAATATCGAAGTATAAGCAGAAGAAGTACGATTTTTATACCAATTTCGGTCCGAATTACAATACCAGCGAGTCGTCGCTTCAAAAGGATCTGAATAATAACGGAGCCGGGTTTAACGGTGATGCGTCTTTTAATGTATATCTGCCGGGAAAATTTCGTATCGGTTCAGACTGTAATTACGAGTATCGTGCAAAGACGAAGTCTTTTGACGAAAATTTCGAGCGTTTTATCTGGAACGCTTCTTTAAGTAAAACCTTTCTTAAGCAGGATGCTTTAAAACTGTCGGTCACCGGATATGATTTGTTGGATCAGAACAAAGGATTTAACAGGAGCGCTGGCGGTAACTACATTTCGCAAACCAGCTATACGAATATAAGACGATATTTTATGTTCTCTCTGGTATGGGACTTTAATAAAATGGGCGGCGGAGTCGCTCAGCAAGCCAAATAA
- a CDS encoding GLPGLI family protein, whose protein sequence is MKRIVIIVAAIFVSTSVCAQYARFVTEGTIEFEKSVNMYALIRKNINKDNESFLQPAFEQYRKSQPQFKKLKSNLTFSKDRTLFRPLEETETNAGFFGASPMVSQNNIIYTNLTTASSIAQKKVFEETFLVKDSIRKINWKITTEMRDIAGYQCRRANAIVLDSIYVVAFYAEKIPVSGGPESFTGLPGMILGLALPHENITWFATKVTDQSVPANALTPPAKGKQMNNKQLHETILSALKDWGEYAQAALKAFLL, encoded by the coding sequence ATGAAACGAATTGTAATAATAGTCGCAGCCATATTTGTGAGCACATCGGTATGTGCTCAGTATGCAAGGTTTGTCACCGAGGGGACAATCGAGTTCGAAAAATCGGTAAATATGTATGCTTTGATCCGGAAGAATATCAATAAGGATAACGAAAGCTTTCTGCAGCCGGCATTTGAGCAGTACCGGAAGTCGCAGCCGCAGTTCAAAAAGCTTAAGAGTAACCTAACCTTTTCGAAAGACAGAACACTTTTCAGGCCTTTAGAAGAAACGGAAACCAACGCCGGTTTCTTTGGAGCCAGTCCCATGGTAAGCCAGAATAACATCATCTATACGAATCTCACAACAGCATCCAGCATTGCACAGAAGAAGGTGTTTGAAGAAACATTCCTCGTTAAGGACAGCATTCGCAAGATTAACTGGAAAATTACAACCGAGATGCGCGATATTGCAGGATATCAATGCAGGAGGGCTAACGCGATAGTGCTCGATTCTATTTATGTGGTTGCTTTTTATGCCGAGAAAATACCGGTATCAGGAGGCCCCGAGTCGTTTACAGGGCTTCCGGGAATGATCTTAGGGCTCGCGCTACCTCACGAGAATATCACCTGGTTTGCGACTAAAGTCACTGATCAGTCGGTGCCTGCGAATGCTCTTACTCCTCCGGCAAAAGGGAAGCAAATGAATAATAAGCAACTTCACGAGACGATTCTGTCGGCCTTGAAAGACTGGGGAGAGTACGCGCAGGCAGCGTTGAAAGCTTTTTTATTATAA
- a CDS encoding alanine/glycine:cation symporter family protein — MDKIINSINDIVWSQALIILCLGAGVYFSFITRFLQVRYLKEMVGLLWKGESSEKGVSTFQAFTMAIAGRVGTGNIAGVATAIAMGGPGAIFWMWMIAFLGSASAFIEATLGQIYKQVKDGHYRGGPSYYIEKGLGVKWYAVVFAVATIISSALLLPGVQSNSIASSIKNAFDVPPTVTGGAVTLLLGLIIFGGVKRIARVAEIVVPFMAAAYILMAVVIICMNLPEVPAMFGLIFRSAFDLEPAFAGIFGMAVAWGVKRGIYSNEAGQGTAPHAAAAAENSHPVKQGLVQAFSVYVDTLFVCTATAFMILFTGKYNVVNPAGGFIVENLPGVAIGPEYTQQAISTYFPSIGAGFVAVSLFFFAFTTIMAYYYIAETNLSYLNKYHSRRWMLWLLRILILVTVFYGSIRTAELAWAVGDIGVGIMAWLNVIAIILLRKPALLALKDYSRQLKAGRDPEFNPTELGIKNADEWKTLK, encoded by the coding sequence ATGGACAAAATCATCAATTCAATTAACGATATCGTTTGGAGCCAAGCCCTAATTATTCTTTGTCTCGGAGCAGGAGTGTATTTCTCATTTATTACCCGTTTTTTACAGGTGCGTTACCTGAAAGAAATGGTAGGATTACTTTGGAAAGGAGAATCTTCTGAAAAAGGAGTCAGCACGTTTCAGGCATTTACTATGGCCATTGCTGGACGCGTAGGAACAGGAAATATCGCTGGTGTAGCAACTGCGATTGCAATGGGTGGGCCCGGAGCAATCTTCTGGATGTGGATGATTGCCTTTTTAGGGAGTGCATCCGCTTTTATCGAAGCAACGTTAGGCCAGATCTATAAACAGGTTAAGGATGGCCACTACCGGGGAGGGCCTTCTTATTATATTGAAAAGGGATTGGGAGTAAAATGGTATGCTGTAGTTTTTGCCGTAGCCACAATAATAAGTTCAGCTCTCTTATTACCTGGCGTGCAAAGCAACAGTATCGCCTCAAGTATAAAAAATGCCTTTGACGTCCCCCCCACTGTTACCGGAGGCGCTGTAACTCTTTTACTGGGATTGATAATCTTCGGTGGAGTGAAGCGTATAGCCCGTGTTGCCGAAATAGTGGTACCTTTTATGGCCGCAGCTTATATTCTGATGGCCGTAGTTATCATCTGCATGAATCTCCCCGAAGTACCCGCCATGTTCGGCCTGATCTTCAGGTCGGCCTTCGACCTGGAACCTGCGTTTGCAGGAATTTTCGGAATGGCAGTGGCATGGGGAGTAAAGCGGGGCATTTATTCGAATGAAGCGGGACAGGGAACCGCTCCACACGCGGCCGCGGCTGCTGAAAACAGCCATCCGGTTAAACAAGGCCTTGTTCAGGCCTTTTCTGTGTATGTCGATACGTTATTTGTTTGCACTGCAACGGCTTTCATGATTTTGTTTACCGGAAAATATAATGTTGTTAATCCGGCTGGTGGTTTTATAGTCGAAAACTTGCCCGGGGTTGCTATCGGCCCTGAATATACTCAGCAGGCAATATCTACCTACTTTCCTTCTATCGGAGCGGGTTTCGTTGCTGTATCTCTGTTTTTCTTTGCTTTTACTACGATTATGGCCTATTACTATATCGCCGAAACCAATTTGAGTTACCTCAACAAGTACCATAGCAGAAGGTGGATGTTATGGTTGTTAAGGATTTTAATTCTTGTAACCGTTTTTTATGGTTCTATCAGGACTGCTGAACTCGCATGGGCAGTTGGAGACATTGGAGTCGGTATCATGGCCTGGCTGAACGTTATTGCCATCATCCTTCTTAGGAAACCTGCTTTGCTTGCGTTGAAAGATTATAGCCGACAGCTAAAAGCCGGGAGAGACCCTGAGTTTAATCCAACTGAACTCGGCATTAAAAATGCCGATGAATGGAAAACCCTTAAGTAA
- a CDS encoding ATP-binding protein, with the protein MNLVSNAVKYSQDNYKIIIKAFLKDSMAEVRITDFGIGLSDDQKELIFERFYRVEDKKFLASGLGMGLYICSEIIAAHNGVLGVESELGKGSTFYFRIPVSAAPV; encoded by the coding sequence ATGAATCTGGTAAGCAACGCGGTAAAGTACTCGCAGGATAACTATAAAATCATTATTAAAGCTTTTTTAAAAGACAGCATGGCCGAGGTGCGGATTACTGATTTTGGCATCGGGCTTTCTGATGATCAGAAGGAGTTGATTTTCGAACGGTTTTATCGGGTAGAAGATAAAAAGTTTTTAGCCTCAGGGCTTGGTATGGGTCTTTATATATGTTCTGAAATTATTGCTGCCCATAATGGTGTTCTTGGGGTGGAAAGCGAACTGGGCAAAGGGTCTACTTTTTATTTCAGGATTCCTGTTTCGGCGGCACCAGTATAA
- a CDS encoding outer membrane beta-barrel family protein, whose amino-acid sequence MKFLMLIITCFSFGVQAQNTEVTGFGIRGKVVDSVSRRPLDFVTVSLKTDNEASVRTAQTNADGTFVFQTLPLAKYILKVASVGYSPKSLTIDFVSNGLKVKDLGTINLIAVSSHLKEVVVTASKPLVSQEIDRISYDLQADPESKGQNVLQMMRKVPLLSLDADDNIQLQGNSNYKILVNGRPSSMMERSPKDILRSMPATSIQRIEVITNPPAKYDAEGLAGIINIITSKKLDNGYNGSVNASYGLPSGGPGVGGSAGMKQGKFGVSIYGGISDHNNPATESLTRRRVLGAEPSVLNQNSRSEGDSRNAYLGSELSLEIDSLHLISAQFNINGNRSETESAQRSGLTESDEILQAYRLDNRRNGRGNGMDAGLNFQLGFKSSKNRLLTFSYRYYRFSDRQNSNLLVSERMNFFNPDYRQNNLSRSSEQTLQVDYVHDIGKLNIEGGVKAIFRDNNTDFGYDSLNTEGVFARDYSRTNQYNNTQKVLSGYNSYQYSLKSWSFKVGFRVEQTIVDADFVSSDTQVKQNYFNLLPSLAVNRKLKNNSTINLAFSQRIQRPGVFELNPFVDRSNPAFETSGNPEIKPVLINSYQFSYSLQKKISLYLSASYMYSNTMMFRVSSYDSVTNVTRSTPKNTGSARLPGLNYNVRFPLTKKGDLSFNGWLGYGMVKGVNNGIRVKNEGLMHRMNVSAGYRLENSWKLNGGLYWYGGNISPQGRSNSYISSSLGIQKDLVKNKLAFSASASNPFTKYRNNRQEISDPNFIQVNDNQVYFRAYNFNINYRFGKLKEVLKKNKRGIKNDDVSGGGGL is encoded by the coding sequence ATGAAATTTTTGATGTTAATCATTACGTGCTTTTCTTTTGGTGTTCAGGCGCAAAATACGGAGGTTACTGGATTCGGGATAAGAGGGAAAGTGGTTGATTCGGTTTCACGGAGGCCCCTCGATTTCGTAACAGTGAGCTTAAAGACCGATAACGAAGCATCGGTCAGGACAGCGCAGACTAATGCTGATGGGACTTTTGTTTTCCAAACTCTTCCTTTGGCAAAATATATACTTAAGGTAGCTTCCGTTGGGTATAGTCCCAAGAGCCTGACAATAGATTTTGTCTCGAATGGCCTGAAGGTTAAAGACCTTGGCACGATAAATCTTATTGCTGTTTCAAGTCATTTAAAAGAGGTAGTAGTTACTGCCAGTAAACCCCTTGTCAGCCAGGAGATTGATCGTATCAGCTATGATCTTCAGGCCGACCCGGAAAGTAAAGGGCAGAATGTATTACAAATGATGCGTAAAGTGCCCCTGCTTTCGCTGGATGCCGACGATAATATTCAACTGCAGGGAAATTCTAACTATAAGATTCTTGTTAATGGCCGTCCTTCCAGCATGATGGAGAGGAGCCCGAAAGACATTCTCCGTAGTATGCCCGCCACTTCCATTCAACGAATTGAAGTGATCACTAATCCTCCGGCTAAATATGATGCAGAGGGCCTGGCTGGTATCATCAATATTATTACTTCTAAAAAACTGGATAACGGTTATAATGGCAGTGTGAATGCCAGTTATGGCCTGCCTTCGGGAGGCCCCGGTGTGGGGGGCTCCGCCGGCATGAAGCAGGGCAAATTTGGAGTATCGATATATGGGGGCATAAGTGACCATAATAATCCGGCGACAGAAAGCTTAACGCGCAGACGTGTGTTAGGGGCCGAGCCATCTGTCTTAAATCAGAACAGCAGAAGTGAAGGCGACAGCCGGAACGCTTACCTCGGTTCTGAATTGAGTCTGGAAATCGACAGCCTGCACCTTATTTCTGCTCAATTTAATATTAACGGTAACCGGTCGGAGACGGAGAGTGCTCAGCGGTCGGGACTCACCGAGTCTGACGAAATTTTACAGGCATACCGGCTGGATAACAGGAGAAATGGAAGAGGCAATGGTATGGACGCAGGTTTGAACTTTCAGTTGGGCTTTAAATCAAGCAAGAACCGGCTTCTTACATTCTCGTATCGTTACTACCGGTTTTCAGACCGGCAGAATTCTAACCTTCTGGTGTCTGAACGAATGAATTTCTTTAATCCGGACTATAGGCAGAACAATCTTAGCCGTTCTTCGGAGCAGACCCTGCAGGTGGATTATGTTCACGATATCGGAAAGCTAAATATTGAAGGAGGCGTCAAAGCAATATTCAGGGATAATAACACTGATTTTGGCTATGATTCATTGAATACGGAGGGCGTTTTTGCAAGGGATTATAGCCGGACAAATCAGTATAATAATACTCAGAAAGTCTTGAGTGGTTATAATTCCTATCAATATAGTTTAAAAAGCTGGAGCTTTAAAGTTGGGTTCCGCGTGGAGCAGACAATAGTCGATGCAGATTTTGTTTCTAGTGATACCCAGGTGAAGCAGAACTATTTTAACCTTCTTCCCTCCCTGGCAGTAAATCGTAAGCTTAAAAATAATAGCACTATTAATCTGGCCTTTTCGCAGCGCATTCAAAGGCCCGGTGTTTTTGAGCTTAATCCGTTTGTAGATCGGTCAAATCCGGCTTTTGAAACAAGTGGAAACCCCGAAATTAAACCTGTATTGATTAACTCTTACCAATTTAGTTATAGCTTGCAAAAGAAAATCTCATTATATCTAAGTGCCAGCTACATGTATTCCAATACGATGATGTTCAGGGTTTCTTCTTATGATTCCGTTACCAACGTTACACGCAGTACCCCTAAGAATACAGGTTCAGCAAGATTGCCGGGCCTGAATTATAATGTTAGATTTCCGCTGACAAAAAAAGGAGATCTTAGCTTTAACGGGTGGCTCGGGTATGGCATGGTGAAGGGAGTGAACAATGGAATAAGGGTAAAAAATGAAGGATTGATGCACCGAATGAATGTTTCCGCAGGATATCGCCTTGAGAATAGCTGGAAACTGAATGGCGGATTGTATTGGTATGGTGGTAATATTAGCCCGCAGGGCCGGTCGAATTCGTATATAAGCTCTTCACTTGGTATTCAAAAAGACCTGGTGAAAAATAAACTCGCATTCTCAGCTTCTGCAAGTAATCCTTTTACCAAATACAGAAATAACCGACAGGAAATATCTGATCCTAACTTTATACAGGTGAATGATAACCAGGTTTATTTCAGAGCTTATAATTTTAACATAAATTACCGCTTTGGAAAATTGAAAGAGGTTTTAAAGAAAAACAAAAGAGGGATAAAGAATGATGATGTTTCGGGCGGTGGCGGCTTATAA